GGGCAGTGGAAAGgattaaagaagagatggagagaaagacatggTCTCCTTGAAGGAACATGCTGTGGTTTTAAATGGAGGGCAGTGGaaaggatggagatggagagaaagacatggTCTCCTTGAAGGCCCCACATGCTGTGGTTTTACCTTCTAATGGAGGGCAGTGGAAAGGATTAaagaagagatggatggagagaaagacatggTCTCCTTGAAGGCCCACATGCTGTGGTTTTACCTTCTAATGGAGGGCAGTGGAAAGGATTAAAGAAGAGATGATGGAGAAAGACATGGTCTCCTTGAAGGCCCCACATGCTGTGGTTTTACCTTCTAATGGAGGGCAGTGGAAAGgattaaagaagagatggagagagaaagacatggtcTCCTTGAAGGCCCCACATGCTGTGGTTTTACCTAAAGAAGAGATCTCTCCTTGAAGGCCCCAATGCTGTGGGATGGGGCAGTGGAAAGgattaaagaagagatggagagagaaagacatggtcTCCTTGAAGGCCCCACATGCTGTGGTTTTCAGTTCTTCCATTCTGAGAACATGTGATGTCACACTTGAGGCGTTCACTGTGTCAGCTGGAGGTCTGGTAGATGTCCTGATGGTTGATACTTTATTTtctaatcatctctctctctctctctctacccctctctctctctctctctctctctctctctctctctctctctctctctctctctctctctctctctctctctctctctctctctctctctctccctgtctctctctctccgctctctctctccctccccctctctctctctccctcacaaaaCATTAATCCCCAACATCATCACATCCACAGGGGTAAACATATTTTTTCCTAGGACCATTAATGCCCTCTCTAGTAAAATATATTGTTTGTCAATGAGTATAACCTGTATGAAacaggttcaataaaaataatgGTTGGGTATTATCACCTCTCCATAAAACACCAGGCATTTTCACTTTTCTCAGGCTTTTGCTGCCAGCTCACAACTGATATGAAATCAGTGTCACCAGTGGTCAATAGCTCTTATATCTAAGTGAGAACACCAATGTCCCTGGGGATAGGATGGTGAGCTCAATTGTACACAATCAATTATACACAATCATATACAATCAATTATACACAATCAATATACAATCAATATACAAAATCCATCATACACACATATGATATGTTGTCTATATAAGCTCAATAATAGTGCATTCAAGTAGTGCCACGGCCTTGGTACAAAATCAACTGCATTTTCTGGATTCCTCAGGAAACCAAAACTACTAACTACACTACAATATGTATTGCATTTGTGTTTTTGTATCATTGTAAATAAATGCTAAAATTAAATTAATAAAAAGTTTTTTCGTTCTTGAGAGACACTGCTGACAGAGAGCGCAGACCCACAGCGCGCGAAAGAGGACAGAAAAGCGCATTTGCGCACGCGCATTTAAAGAACAGTAGAGGTCGCGTGGTCCAGTCAATACAACCCCACCTCAATCAGTGTTGGGATTGGGGACTATAGGTAGACCGCGCACGTCGTCTAAGAAAGCACACTTTATAATCGGATAATATACATTTATTACGTCAGAGTAAAACTCTCCAAAGTGGAAATGCATTTTTCTACGCACCAGTTGGAGACTATCAGTAAGGCAAATGAAGCGaattttatttaaacttttataAACAAGACATGGGATGTTGAGAGAATGTCCTTCGAAGAACCTTTTCATATTACACAAGAATTTGATTTGTACCAGAATGTGTCCAAATGGGCGCACCACGGTAATCACACAGGGCCACTTCGGAACCATCTATGTTCTACATCAGCATCGTCATCACTGCCATTTATGGAGTCATCATAGTCGTGGGACTAATCGGTAACATAACCCTCATCAAGACATTGTCTTCCTCTAAATCCATGCGGAATGTCCCCAACCTCTTCATGTCGAGTCTCGCGTTCGGGGACTTGGTCCTCCTGGTTACTTGCGCGCCGGTGGATGCCAGTCGGTACCTCGCGGACGAGTGGCTCTTCGGTAGAGTTGGATGTAAACTCATACCATTCATCCAACTCACCTCCGTCGGAGTGTCTGTTTTTACCCTGACTGCGTTGTCTGCTGATAGGTAAATAGCCTTCACTTTATGTTTTAGTCTACTACACTCATATTGCAACATGGACGTTTAGTTATCCAACTTATCCATAGGCTACACATACCATTGCCAACTGATCTGGTATTTTAATGTAGTTGTATAGTTAAATGGTTGTAGACTTGTAGTTACTTTTAGCTCAACATATTGTCGTTTAGGTAAAATGATGAAAACGGGATAGCTTGCCATCCTTATCGAATATTATCTCTGAACGCATCTCTGGCGGGCGAGAGGTTCTTCGGCTAAACTCTATCGAGCTGGAAATAATATGAATTTAAACAACGGTATGGGTACAACCTGTCCAGAACATGATGCTACTGAGACAATGCAGATACAATCTGATTTACTCTGTTGCGTTATTACGCGTTCGGATCAGTGGGATCATACTTTGATGAGAGATATGAGATGCTAGAGGCACAGAAATGAGATCATACTTTGATGAGCGATATGAGATGTGCTAGAGGCACAGAAATGAGATCATACTTCGATGAGCGATATGAGATGTGCTAGAGGCACAGAAATGAGATCATACTTCGATGAGCGATATGAGATGTGCTAGAGGCACAGAAATGAGATCATACTTCGATGAGCGATATGAGATGTGCTAGAGGCACAGAAATGAGATCTGACAGATGAGTAGAGGCACAGAAATGAAATCTCGATGAGCGATATGAGATGTGCTGCGACTTCATGTGTGTGCGacttcgtgtgtgtgtttgtgacagtGAATGAGTAAATGAGTGACGGTGCTTGCATGCATGGGCGTGCCTGTGTGTTGTCGGGGGGTCATAGGCTATATCCTTCCCACACAACTTCCCACAACCAACCTTTTAATTGGGATGATatagtttgcatcccaaatggcaccctttccctaTGTATCcacggggctctggtcaaaagtagtgcactagggaatagggtttcatttggaACGCTACCATAAAGTGTGCATCCCTGTGGAGTGGGAGGAGAAGACATCCATCATATAGACTGACCATCACCATGGCAGCCATATAATGATACCCTCTCTAGCTAGCCTATTACTATGTTCTGTGTCTTTGCTCTAAAGTCTCTCATTTAGCCTAGGATCCCATTAGCAGATAATAATCCATTCATAAATGACAGATACCCCCTCTCCTCACCAGCTTCCCAACGTTTCCTCCGTTTAAATCCTAACCATATACTTTCAAAACCGAGGTTAAAATACTATGAGATCATTTCAATCAactttatctgtgcttgattgagcttgcctcaATGGAACCTGGCTCTCCAGGTGTGCAGGAGTAAACATTACAGCTGGACTATATGTACTAGAGTACGTGGACACCCCTTTCAaagtggatttggttatttctgccacacccgttgctgacaggtgtataaaatcgagcacacagccatgcaatctccatagacaaacatgtccttaatgaagagctcagtgactttcaacgtggcaacaccgtcataggatgctacctttccaacaagtcagttcatcaaatttctgcccacctagagctgccccggtcaactgtaagtgctgttattgtgaagtggaaatgtctaggagcaataaCGGCTCAGTGTAAAGCCACATAaggtcacagaacgggaccaccgagtgctgaagtgcgtagcacgTAAAAACCCTcaatacagagttccaaactgcctctggaagataTGTCAGCACAATAGCGGTTTGTTGGGTTGAAATGGGTTTCCTGGCCGAGGAGTCGCACACAAGCCAAAGAACAAGCGCAAGCCTAGTGTCAgcaggagtggtgtaaagctcgctgccattggactctggagcagtggaaacgctacctgccccaatgcatagtgccaactgtaaagtttggtggatgaggaataatggtctggggctgtttgtcatggttcgggccccttagttccagtgaagggaaatattaacgctacagcatacaatgacattctagatgattctgtgcttccgactttgtggcaacagtttgggaaggccttttcctgtttcagcatgacaatgcccaaatgcataaagcgaggtccatacagaaatggtttgtcgagatcggtatggaaaaacttgactggcctgcacagaaccctgacctcaaccccatcgaacacatttgggatgaattggaatgccgactgtgagccaggcctaatcgtccaacatcagtgcccgacctcactaatgctcgtgactgaatggaagcaagtccccgcagcaatgttccaacatctagtggaaagccttcccagaagagtggaggctgttatagcagcaaagggggaccaactccatattaatgcccattattttggaatgagatgttcgacaaatGAATAGAATGGAAGGAATAGTATAGAATGAACAGAATATAATGAATagtatagaatgaatagaatagaatgaatagaatgaatAGTATAGAATTAATAGAATAGAAGGAATAGAATAgaaggaatagaatagaatagaatagaatgaatATAATAGAAGGAATAGTATAgaaggaatagaatagaatgaatagaatagaAGGAATAGTATAgaaggaatagaatagaatgaatAGTATAGAAGGAATAGAATAGAAGGAATAGTATAgaaggaatagaatagaatgaatagaatagaaggaatagaatagaaggaatagaatagaataaatataatagaaggaatagaatagaaggaatagaatagaatgaatataatagaaggaatagaaggaatagtatagaaggaatagaatagaatgaatATAATAGAAGGAATAGAAGAGAAGGAATAGTATAGAAGGAATAGAATAGAAGGAATAGTATAGAAGGAATAGTATAGAAGGAATAGAATAGAAGGAATAGAATGAACAGAATAGAAGGAATAGAATAGAAGGAATTGAATAGAATGAATGTTGATGCACAATCAACATCTTATGGTCCCGTCTGACGTCAGTAGAAAATATTAATTCAGGTAGCAGACATGACGCTCTTTACCAAACAGTAAAAGGAACCGAGGGGTTGAAATATGAAGAAAAATGAGAAACAGGAGAATGTAGAGTTGATTGGAGAACAATCGGGTTTTGAAGGATAGCACCTGGTTAGTTGAAAACTGTCTGTGTCCCAAcgggcaccatattccctttatattGCATTAttccacatagggaatagggtgcctttatATTGCCTTGctccacatagggaatagggtgcctttatATTGCATTGttccacatagggaatagggtgcctttatATTGCCTTGctccacatagggaatagggtgcctttatATTGCCTTGctccacatagggaatagggtgcctttatATTGCCTTGctccacatagggaatagggtgcctttatATTGCCTTGctccacatagggaatagggtgccattcaggacTCAACCCAAGTGCCAGCAAGATATCTGTATAAGGCAAGCAGAGATCAAGAATCATACGTCACACATACTTCTGAACAGGTGGCCTAAGTTGAGGAGATcatgtcttcctcttcctcctcctcctccaggtacAAGGCAATCGTGAAGCCCATGGACATCCAGGCATCCAACGCCCCGGCGAGGATCGTCCTGCGGGCTGCAGTGATCTGGCTCTTCTCCATGACCCTGGCTGTCCCCGAGGCTGTCTTCTCAGACCTCCGCTCATTCAGCATCCACAGCACCAATGAGACCTTCATCACCTGCGCCCCCTATCCCCACGATGGTGAACTGCACCCCAAGATCCACTCCATGGCCTCCTTCCTCATCTTCTATGTCATTCCTCTGTCGGTTATATCAGTCTATTACCTGTTCATCGCCAGGAGCCTGATCAGGAGTGCCTATAATATGCCGGTGGAGGGCAACGTGCACGTCAGAAGACAGGTGGGGTCTTCATCAGTCTattttcttctagttcttctcCCTCATCATCTCTACTattttcttctagttcttctcCCTCATCATCTCTACTattttcttctagttcttccCTCATCATCTCTACTattttcttctagttcttctcCCTCATCATCTCTACTattttcttctagttcttctcCCTCATCATCTCTACTattttcttctagttcttctcCCTCATCATCTCTACTattttcttctagttcttctcCCTCATCATCTCTTCTattttcttctagttcttctcCCTCATCATCTCTTCTATTTCTAGTTCTTTCCCTCATCATCTCTTCTATTCTTCTAGTTCTTCTTCATCATTCTTCTAGTTCTTCTCCCTCATCATCTCTTCTattttcttctagttcttctcCCTCATCATCTCTTCTATTTTCTtaatcttcatctctctctctccacaacaTCACAGATAGAGTCCAGGAAGCGCCTTGCCAAGACCGTCCTGGTGTTTGTGGGCCTGTTCGCCGTGTGCTGGCTCCCCTGTCACGTGATCTACCTCAACCGCTCCTACCACTACTCCGAAGTGGACACCTCCATGGCCCACTTCATCTTCACCGTGGGAGCCCGTATCCTGGCCTTCACTAACTCCTGTGTCAACCCCTTCGCCCTCTACCTGCTCAGCAAGAGTTTCCAGAAGCAGTTCAACAAgcagctgtgttgttgttgtcgaGCCCTGGCGAAGAGGTCCCAGAGCCAGAGGAGGAACAGGAACAACATACACATGACCTCCCTCAAGACCACCAACCACTCAGTGGCCAGTCTGAGCTTTATTAATGGAAAACACATCTGTCAGgaggacagtgtgtgagagacagatgggtggatggtaagagagagacagacatacaggtctaccaagaggagagagtgtgagacagacagacagacagacaggtctaccaagaggagagaatgtgagacagacagacagacaggtctaccAAGAGGAGAGAatgtgaaacagacagacaggtctaccaagaggagagaatgtgagacagacagacagacagacctaccaagaggagagaatgtgagacagacagacaggtctaccaagaggagagaatgtgagacagacagacaggtctaccaagaggagagaatggggagacagaatgtgagacagacagacaggtctaccAAGGGGAGAgaatgtgagacagacagacagacagacaggtctaccaagaggagagaatgtgagacagacagacagacaggtctaccaagaggagagaatgtgagacagacagacaggtctaccaagaggagagaatgtgagacagacagacagacaggtctaccAAGGGGAGAgaatgtgagacagacagacagacaggtctaccAAGGGGAGAgaatgtgagacagacagacaggtctaccaagaggagagaatgtgagacagacagacaggtctaccAAGGGGAGAgaatgtgagacagacagacagacagacagacagacagacagacaggtctaccaagaggagagaatgtgagacagacagacaggtctaccaagaggagagaatgtgagacagacagacagacaggtctaccaagaggagagaatgtgagacagacagacaggtctaccaagaggagagaatgtgagacagacagacaggtctaccaagaggagagaatgtgagacagacagacaggtctaccaagaggagagagtgtgagacagacagacaggtctaccaagaggagagagtgtgagacagacagacaggtctaccaagaggagagagtgtgagacagaCAGGTGTAGTTGGATGGTAGGACCAAGGGAATAGAAGAACCAAGGGATATCAAAGGTTCCAGTGCGGTATGCAGATGGTCGGGTGGGACTGGGGAAATTGCTCACCCTTTGAAATGGCCGCTAATCTGGAATCACCTGAGAGTTTCCTGACCTGTTTGATTGTATTGAGCCTTTAATCAAGATCCCACAGCAGCTATATAGATGATCTACATAGAACAGTATGTGTACCTGTATGTATTTGAGCAGTACGTGTACCTTTATGTATTTGAACAGTATGTGTACCTTTATGtatttgtacagtatgtgtacctTTATGTATTTGAGCAGTATGTATTTGAGCAGTATGTGTACCTTTATGTATTTGAGCAGTATGTGTACCTGTATGTATTTGAGCAGTATGTGTACCTTTATGtatttgtacagtatgtgtacctTTATATATTTGAGCAGTATGTGTACCTTTATGtatttgtacagtatgtgtacctGTATGTATTTGTACAGTATATGTACCTTTATGTATTTGAGCAGTATGTGTACCTTTATGTATTTGAGCAGTATGTGTACCTGTATGTATTTGAGCAGTATGTGTACCTTTATGtatttgtacagtatgtgtacctTTATGTATTTGTACAGTATGTGAACCTGTATGtatttgtacagtatgtgtacctGTATGTATTTGTACAGTATGTGAACCTGTATGtatttgtacagtatgtgtacctGTATGTATTTGTACAGTATATGTACCTTTATGTATTTGAGCAGTATGTGTACCTGTATGtatttgtacagtatgtgtacctGTATGTATTTGAGCAGTATGTGTACCTTTATGtatttgtacagtatgtgtacctGTATGTATTTGTACAGTATGTGAACCTGTATGTATTTGAACATGTGTTTGCTAATTACACATTTAATTGTTAAAGGCATTACATTTGTTTAATGTAATGTTTTGATACTTGATATGGTGTCCTATAAGCCCATGTGGGCTGGGCACCAGTTGGTGGACAGAATGTTACTCTGTGGTACAGCTCCGTGGTACAGCTATGTGGTACAGTAATGTGGTACAGCTCTGTGGTACAGTAATGTGGTACAGCTCTGTGGTACAGCTATGTGGTACAGTAATGTGGTACAGCTCTGTGGTACAGCTATGTGGTACAGTAATGTGGTACAGCTCCGTGGTACAGCTATGTGGTACAGTAATGTGGTACAGCTCCGTGGTACAGCTATGTGGTACAGTAATGTGGTACAGCTCCGTGGTACAGCTATGTGGTACAGTAATGTGGTACAGCTCTGTGGTACAGTAATGTGGTACAGCTATGTGGTACAGTAATGTGGTACAGCTCTGTGGTACAGTAATGTGGTACAGCTCTATGGTACAGCTATGTGGTACAGTAATGTGGTACAGTAATGTGGTACAGCTCTGTGGTACAGTAATGTGGTACAGCTCTGTGGTACAGTAATGTGGTAGAGCTCTATGGTACAGCTATGTGGTACAGTAATGTGGTACAGCTATGTGGTACAGCTATGTGGTACAGTCATGTGGTACAGTCATGTGGTACAGCTCTGTGGTACGGTGATGTGGTACAGCTCTTTGGTACAGTAATGTGGTACGGTAATGTGGTACAGGTCTGTGGTACAGTAATGTGGTACAGCTCTGTGGTACAGTAATGTGGTAGAGCTCTGTGGTACAGCTCTGTGGTACAGTAATGTGGTAGAGCTCTGTGGTACAGCTCTTTGGTACAGTAATGTGGTACATCTCTGTGGTACAGCTGTGTGGTACAGTAATGTGGTACAGCTCTGTGGTACAGCTGTGTGGTACATCTCTGTGGTACAGCTGTGTGGTACAGTAATGTGGTACAATTCTTCACCTCATGTGGGTATTGAATTGTCTATGTTATTGTAGTATGCTGCTTCTGTGTATTGTCTTGACTGGCTAGATGTTGTCTGTAACGTAAGACCCTAGAGGTCTTGGGAATAAGCCATtgtctgtgtctgaaatggcaccctactccctatatagtgcacagatttttcctggtcaaaagta
The sequence above is drawn from the Oncorhynchus tshawytscha isolate Ot180627B unplaced genomic scaffold, Otsh_v2.0 Un_contig_5503_pilon_pilon, whole genome shotgun sequence genome and encodes:
- the LOC121843793 gene encoding gastrin-releasing peptide receptor-like, with translation MFYISIVITAIYGVIIVVGLIGNITLIKTLSSSKSMRNVPNLFMSSLAFGDLVLLVTCAPVDASRYLADEWLFGRVGCKLIPFIQLTSVGVSVFTLTALSADRYKAIVKPMDIQASNAPARIVLRAAVIWLFSMTLAVPEAVFSDLRSFSIHSTNETFITCAPYPHDGELHPKIHSMASFLIFYVIPLSVISVYYLFIARSLIRSAYNMPVEGNVHVRRQIESRKRLAKTVLVFVGLFAVCWLPCHVIYLNRSYHYSEVDTSMAHFIFTVGARILAFTNSCVNPFALYLLSKSFQKQFNKQLCCCCRALAKRSQSQRRNRNNIHMTSLKTTNHSVASLSFINGKHICQEDSV